A window of the Synechococcus sp. LTW-R genome harbors these coding sequences:
- a CDS encoding cob(I)yrinic acid a,c-diamide adenosyltransferase produces the protein MTASIAATPSATPRAGHLRPLASIPASAPARSVRLAAQQEGQLQVHTAPFRGSFSGVFSQALRSAGLGSRVLVSQFLKGGVDQGLDRSVWLCGRLQWLRPAVAGCLAEPMPASQADAAAVREVWEYTREQLLGGQLDQLVLDELGLAVELGYLAEAEVVSALEQRPSNLDVILTGPSMPTALLAMADQVTQLRRGF, from the coding sequence ATGACGGCCAGCATTGCAGCCACTCCCAGTGCAACTCCCCGTGCTGGACACCTGCGTCCGCTGGCCTCGATTCCAGCGTCGGCCCCCGCCCGCAGCGTGCGCCTGGCGGCCCAGCAGGAGGGGCAGCTCCAGGTGCATACGGCGCCCTTTCGCGGCAGCTTCAGCGGCGTGTTCAGTCAGGCGTTGCGCAGTGCTGGATTGGGGAGCCGCGTGCTCGTCAGCCAGTTCCTCAAGGGCGGTGTTGATCAAGGTCTGGATCGCAGCGTTTGGCTCTGCGGCCGTCTGCAGTGGCTTCGGCCTGCCGTGGCGGGTTGCCTCGCCGAGCCCATGCCGGCATCCCAGGCGGATGCCGCGGCTGTGCGGGAGGTTTGGGAGTACACCCGCGAGCAGCTCTTGGGCGGGCAGCTGGATCAGCTGGTCCTCGATGAGCTGGGCTTGGCTGTTGAGCTGGGTTATTTGGCGGAAGCGGAGGTGGTCTCGGCCCTGGAGCAGCGGCCGTCCAACCTGGATGTGATCCTGACGGGGCCGTCCATGCCCACGGCTTTGTTGGCCATGGCCGATCAGGTCACCCAGCTGCGCCGAGGTTTCTAA